Within Vicia villosa cultivar HV-30 ecotype Madison, WI linkage group LG1, Vvil1.0, whole genome shotgun sequence, the genomic segment TCACTGCGTTactctatcagaacttctgatcttctgtTCATGTGATTTTCTTACTGTAACGGATCTTGATGTATCTTGATATTTCTTGAttcttctgatgtactttctgattctttgcttgTTGTATGTGAGCTTTGATATTGCTGTTTAACTCTTTGAAGATTGTCTTGTTGAATTCTAGCTTCTTGTGATACTGTTGTTGTTGCATATTCTTCTGAATGGTCTTGTTCTTCATTGTTGTTTCTTTACTTCTGATTTGGTGATCTTGGCTTGTTTGAcgtattcttaatcagaacatctgatggatgatgtttagcttcgtcaatcttctggatgtttGATTTCATATCTGAGCCAGTTTCTGATGTAGTCATTGTACTCTTTTTttgatgaatcctgtataaggcttatagcataatatctgcaTACTaagtgaaaccattagtaataaaattgttactcacaaaatatatgcttgttatcatcaaaaccagattctgaacatagattctcaatcttgttctaacagttatgTGGACAACTTTTCAACAATATTCTTCAAAGGGTCCGATCTAGTTGGATACGAAGCTTCAAAGATCGAGAaaagatgttatcaaaatgttgcgcCGTCCTCAACTACCAATTTATAACAATATGTAatgttaaatttttgttgaactaTCTATGTAATTTCGATTATTTATGTTAAATTTATGCTTTGTTGCTTTGTTGATATGGATTATGtcccagacatattttcggaaatgcacatccgaaatcaccctatttcttaaaaaaagtgatttcggagatacatatGCGAAgtcatattttttgaaaaaaaaaatgagttcgaatatgcatatccaaaatctAGAAATTTTTACGAGAGGTCTCTAATAAGGTATGTGTGTAAAGAGATTTCCAATAAAAATACACATGGGCTCTTTTATAAGTCCAAATCATGATGAAACTCTAGATGATAACTATGAAACCTAAACTAAAAGCAATCATCCGCTCTTCACTTTTTCTCACCCCAGTCTCACGTGTCTCATACTTCTTTTTCACCATGTTCTTCTTAACATTGCATATCGTCTGTAAAATTTGTTTTCACATGTATTAGATTCACCATCTTTTATTAACCAAATACAAAATGGATTTGGTTTGGTGAAGCTTTTTCTAACAAGGATCCACTCACATGTTTCACTTTCCAAGTTCAAATAAAGGGTATTTGCAATGATAATtgacaaaacaatattttttcaaaaataagccAAAACACGGTTAGACCTTTAAAAATCTACCTGAACCGTCGATTTCTCCAGTTTTTATCAATTTTTGGTTGGATTTCCGATTCTTCATCTGATTTTATGCACCAGCGGTTTTGTTTACCAAATAAACCTGACAATGGTCTAGTTTCTATTTGAATTGGTTGGTCCAGTCCGATTTTTAttaccttgaaaaatatttcatTATGAATTTTTTTCTAGCAAAATTAGATTTGCTATAAAATATTTCATTATGAATTTTTTTCTAGCAAAATTAGATTTGCTATAAAATATTTCATTATGAATTTTTTTCTAGCAAAATTAGATTTGCTATTTATATCATTGATatttaattagatttattttgatcatgattcaaaaTTGATATTAGGGGTGGGAATAAGACATGTCAattaacaggggcctacggcttAGTCTACACAGGTTCGGACCAAACTTTTTTAAAGTAGAaaaaggcttaggcttttttttattatgcctatttagctaaaaatgTTAGACCAAAGCGATAAAAATATACTTTAAGCCTATCAGACCTACCTATTTAAGTAAGCgtgattaatttattattattattatattgtattttgcaCTTTGAactagaatatgaaaataaagcttagttatcttgaagaatttatgaaaataagttgaaaaaaatcttatgaacaatgtcataaattGTTGTCATTAgatgttttcataagttctctcaaataaatagtatcacaaaacttatgctaataggtaaaCTCGAATGAGtcaatgaagaaaaatatttaGTCCCGTtaatcttataattttttttgtttacttAACATTAGTTGAATTGCTTATTTATAAATGGTCAAATGAAGTAGGCTAGTAGGCCAATCAGACATCCGAAAAAGCTAGACTCAGGCCTAAAAATGAGTATATGATAGGCTACAGGTCAGACTTAGACTTTGAATTTTTTTACAGGATAGACTCAGGCTTGACAAATGCTAACTCGACCCAACCTATTCCCATCACTAATTGGCATTATGAATGATCTTCCTTGCACTTTTTGAAATCCAACCATTTAACTATTTAAGGTGGCGTTCTACCTCATGTAAAGATTCAAAACTTGTATTTTGAAGctcaatgtttttatttttattgagtcttttgttttgaatttgtaataCTTTATTAAGGAGTCATCTTAGTTATCTTTTTAAGTTATGAAGATAGCGTATGTATTTCTATTGTAATTTGTAAATGATTCAACTCTTCCTTTACTTGTGTAATTGTACAAACATTTAAGAGACTGTTTGAGTGAAAGTGAGAGCGGTCTTAGATTTAGTGGGAGCCTGAATCGAAGTTCAGGGgtagtattaaaaaaaacatcgAATTGGGAAAATTTAGATGAGACTTGTGTACTATTGACTACTAAGAGTGGATTTCTTTTCATTGGGCTGATGCCCTCCATACATAAATGACTTTGCACCGAACTGAGTTAACAATtacttttgttatttattttacgcCTTTATTACTTTTGTTATGACATCTTGTTGTCATACATATTATTTCAAAATTGTGTTTGACATCCTATCATCAATCAAATAGAATTTCAATTGGAATCAACATACATTCATTGACAAATATCATGTTCAATTAATGAAGGGATCTAGATAAACTAATAATTGTTATATACGGTGTCTTAAAGAGAAGAATCAACCCTAATCATGTATGATCTCCAAGATTGATTAACCTAAGTTGTGGCATATGGAACTTGGCCTCTTAAATCTCATAAGTATGAGAAATATTGTCTCTGAAAAGGTCATTATTGGTCTTCTTGATCTCAAGACTGAAAAAGTAAGAATGActagttttttaaataaaagtagTTTGCATGATCGACTTAAGCATGGTTGTCAAGATCTATAGTAAAATCGTGAGATCTTAAGATCTTACGAGTTTCAGTAAGGTTTCCGCGGCGGAGCGCAACTGAGATCGTTGGAGGAGGCGGAGCGACTGGAGTGCCGTGCAAGATCGTAAAATCGTGATATCGTAGATCTATTGCGACCCACTTCGCTCATCTTTGACCCAGTTCGACCAGACCCAATCCAACTTGAAAGTGACTCGTTCAGCTTAAATTCCAGCCTTGTGCATTTATAACCAAAATCCATTCCCCTTTCTCCAAGGCTAATTTTTTGGGAACGTTAGGATTTTCAATATGGAAAATATCAGtccattaattaatttaatcatacCTTTTATTCCCCTCTTCAATTCTTTTTACATATTATTTTCATTCCTTATTCATCTCTCATCAATCTCACGATTTATTCTCttctttatttattctattttagGGTTTCTACCTTTCTTTTTTTCAATGTTTCTACCTTTCTTTTTTTCAATGTCTTCCATTCCAATTCATGCCTCCTCATCTGCCTATTCCAGTTCATGTTTTAATgatttgttaaattaatttatgttaATGTTTGTTTAGAAATTATAAATTATGCTAAATTAGTTTATGTTATGTTTGAAATTTtggattatattaatatttatttattttagttatttttataattttgttgattttgtggGATCTTATGATCTGATTCACAATCTTACGATCCATGCTTTTTTCATGCCCCAACGATCTTGAGTGAATTCCCGATTTTCACAACCATGAGCttaagataaaataatatttatatactgaTTTTACTTTTATAAACTTAGCTGAAAGACAGGTTTAAAAATATGCAAAGGAAAACGTTTGATGAACATCTAAGAGTATATACattgagaaaaaaaatataaaaaatggcgTGATAGATGTATTTTATTAGTTATATGATAGAAAgagaaagataaatatataaactAAGATGTTTAATGAATTTTAAAGAATATGAAGTGTCCAAGTAACACAAAGAAAGCAAGGAATAGTATACTCTTGTACATGTTATATTACAAAACTATATACATTACTATACGTTCATGCAGCTCAAGTTTGGAATAATTGGAAATGATCAAACAAGTAAAGCAACCCAACTATAGAGCTTGATCATGAGGAAAACATGGAAACCACGTCACGCAATTATACAAGCAAATTATATATAGCTTCCGCATGCAGATTGCATTCAAATTGTGCAAATTATAACAGGGTCTATCACATTTCTTTAATACCAATTTCTTACAATCTTAAGTTTTCTATTAGTTGAGTTTGTTCGTCCTTAATGGCCAATGCTGGAGGTACACCAAGACTTAGAGTAACAAGAGCTGCAGCACGCACTGCACTTGTTGAAGAGATTGTACCTAGTTCTGGATGGTCAGAGGACTCTACCGGCCATTATCTTATAGTGGATCTTTCTGGTATGTATTGGAAAAATATGACTAACTTATTAAGTAATTATAATATGAATTGAGTAAAATTAACCCCATACATAAACCAAAAGATATACTGGTATACTACTTACTAGGCTTATGTAATTATTTGTTTCATGTGAGAATAATCTAATGAAGAAAAACTCATGAACTACTTAGTAGATATATTTACAAGGATTTCTTGTACAATTACCAACAACGATTGATGCCATGAAAACAAGAATAGCACATTAAACTTTTTTCTTCGTATTGCTTCTGTATAGAATTCAAGAAGGAAGATGTGAAGCTTCAGGTTGATAGCAGTGGCCGTATTGTTGTTAAGGGAGAGAGGCAAGCAAGTGAGCTGAAACGTGTTCGTTTTCATCTGAGTTTTCCTGCACCATCGAATTCTGAGGTCGATAAAATAGCTGGAAAATTTGATGGGGGGATACTTTACGTGACTCTCCCCAAGCAAATTGTACAGGAGAACAAGGAGAGTGACCATGAGGAAGCAGGGAATGACAGTGTTGAAAGAGCAGAAGAAAATGATAGCCATACAACCAATGCAAATGATGAGGGGAGAGATCTTAATCAACACTTCGGCCATGCTCATGACGAGGGGAGAGATTTTAGTCAACACGTCGGTCATGCTCATGATGAGGGGAGAGATTTTAATCAACACGTCAACCATGCTCATGATGAGAGGAGAGATTTTAATCAACTCGGCCATGCTCATGGTGAGGGGAGAGATTTTAATCAACAGGTCGGCCATGCTCATGGTGAGGGGAGAGATTTTAATCAACAGGTCGGCCATGCTCATGGTGAGGGGAGAGATTTTACTCAACAGGTCGGCCATGCTCATGAAGAacacaaagaagaaagaaaagaaaatgtacACATGGGGAACTTTTCTGGACAAGTAATAAGGAAGTGGGATCAAGAAACCATGTTAAGAGGTGCAATGGATGTTTTATGGAAAAACAGAGAAATTGTGGTAACTGCTGTTATAGCCTTCTCCTTTGGGATGTATGTATCTAGTAAATTCCAATCTTCAGAAGCACTATAAGAAGTCCTTTGACCTGCATCCAGTATTGCATATCCACCATTAAGTGCCTTTCATATGTATCTATAGAACTAAGTATCATGAAGATATTCAAACATTAAACATATATCTAATGTATCCTTCTTTGTTTCCAATCTTAACATCTACTTCTGTTATATGATATAATTTTATAGGTTAGACACAGAAGTCTtacctaaattaattatttatggtCCTCATCAAATAGCATAATATCATTTTTTTCATCGGTTAATGATAATCTGATCAAGTCAAGTATACCGTATTAAACCAAATACAAATTTCTTAACCTCTGCATCCTCAGCTTCTAACTATGTAAGAAGTGAGAATCAAAAGAAAGAGGTTTAAACATACATATTACAGGTTCATCTAATGAAAGATGTCTTAGACAAGATACAATCACAATAAGGATCTGTAATCTTCCTAAAAGTTGAATAGTAAACCTCCAACTTTCCCTATAGTTTCTATCCAATAATTGTATGCTGGCTTCTATCTTTTGatgaaaaaaatctcaaaaaaaaaaaaaatccaaaccaGATGACATCATCTCTTCTTTTTCAAAACCTCCTTTGCATATGATTCTATAAACAATATTCTCCACTGACCTAAATCACCTAATCCAGTACCATGATCCCCCAAATATGCTAAATCAGAAAACCACTATGTCAAAATTTACTTTTATCTTAAAGGATCAGATTCCACAAGTAGTCCACCAATTTAAAAAGAGCAGAACGGCACAGGATGCTGATGCCAGAAAGAGAAGCTTCTTCCTGAGCTTAAGTTGTTTGTCTGCTTCTTCTGCCTAAACTATTTTCCTTCCTATACCTGCTTTTCTTTTATGGTAAATTAGTAAAATACTTAATGAATAACCTCCCCAAAAAAAGTTTGGCCGGCGCTGCCACGCCTCATAGCAGTGATTCATCCTTGGCTGAATCTCAGTTAAAAAAATGAATAAGCTCcaagaaaatttcaaatttcttaaataataataacacaataCATCATGTGCTAGTGTAAATACTGAAAAATCAAGAGCTTGTTGAATACAATTGGGATATAATGGAATAGTGTCTCAAGGAGCTTCCTGAACACTAATATATAAATCAATAGACAATATATAGTTTGCTTGAAACAAGAAAGGTGCTTGGAGTTTTTGATGTTGACAAGCGATGCATGGGAAAGAATAAGGGAACCAAAGGGGTAGGGAAGGATGGATAAAGGTGATGCTTTGTCCTAAAACTTTATTCAAAATGTAGATgcttttttgacaaaaaaaaaaaaaaggatgggCCCACGGTTGGGACGCGGAATCATGTGCCTTCCTACTCAGGCTTTTAGCTTTCATTGAAAACTTAAGCCTGGATATGGACATTTTCCATGCCTCTGTTCAAACAATATCATCAAGAGATATGGGCATGTACACAATTTTACTAGTCCTACTACATATGGATATTGGTACACATACTTTTTATTAACATCACAATCTCATGTATACTCCATCTTACAAATTAATATATTACTCttgaattttaaaattgaatatcacatataaaataaagtaacaatttctattttattaaactaatcaaattaaatcaacagTAGAAACAAGTGTGACAAAAAACTGTGTTAAAAAATAAAGCTTATCTGCCACTCTCCTTATTGAAGGGTAAGACAAACAAGCGTGTGACACAAAGATATTACTAAATCCAAATTCGATTTTTATAGCACAAAAACTCTTCTCAAACTAAATCTTATgattgcttttaaaaaaaaataaaaattatgatgACCAAAAAATGCACATGTGCATTCAGGAGTTGATGTTACATATAGGAAATTTTAGAATTAGAATCAGGACTTTTTGTCTGTGACTAGGAGATTAATGAATAGAAAAAGTGAGATGCTTGCTTGGGCCATTCATTCTCACTCCACAGccattaaaataagtaaataatataaataaataaaaacattcatAACTTAATCTTAAAATATTCTCATAGAAAAATAACCAAGAATAAAAATAAAGGTGAGGTGGATAACTAACCGGTAGTGGAGGGAATTGAAAAAAGCTGGAAAGAAATCCTTCGCGTGAGAGCATGGAATCCAACTTCACAACAAACCTTCTTCCCTAAATAACcggaaataatattaaaaatttaaataataaaaaaacaactcACAACACAAAACGAAAAACGAGTGTTTGTTTTTTTCTGCTCTCGAGGAAATCAATCATACACTCACCAGAGATATCACAATCAACGCTGCTATGAGACTATGAACTCAATGACGACGCCGTTTCAACATGGGCCGCCGCAAACGGTGAGGAGATTGGTGGTGGAAGTTGTGGACGCGCGCAACCTGCTACCCAAAGATGGTCAAGGAAGTTCAAGCCCTTATGTTGTGGGGGACTTCGATGGTCAGAGAAAACGAACCACCACCAGGTTCAAGGAGCTGAACCCAGTTTGGAACGAAACCCTTGAGTTTATTGTTTCAGACCCGGAGAATATGGAGTTTGAGGAGCTTGAAGTTGAGGTTTACAATGATAAAAAGTTTGGAAATGGTAGTGGACGGAAGAATCATTTTCTGGGTAGGGTTAAGCTTTATGGAACGCAGTTTTCAGGTAGAGGAGAAGAGGCTCTGGTTTACTATACGCTAGAGAAGAAGAGTGTTTTCAGTTGGATAAGAGGTGAAATCGGTCTCAAGATTTATTACTACGATGAACTGTTGCAGCAACAagagcagcaacaacaacagcaacaggAGCAGCCACCACCACAGGAGGAGGAGAGACCTTCCGGAATGGAGCAAGAGAGAAACAGACCTCAGATGATGGTTGAGGAGGGAAGGGTTTTTCAGGTTAATGGTAATGGACCGATGGAGCATTGTGTTCCACTTCCAGATGGTCCTCCTTCGCCGCGTGTTGTGGTTGTTGAGGAATCACCATCTCCGGTTGTTCGTGTTCAACAGGATCCACCTTTGCCGGAGATGTATGGTCATCCGGAACCGGAAATGCAGTATCACCAGCCGGAAGTGAGAAAAATGCAAGCAATAAGAAATGATAGAGTGAAGATTATGAAGAGACCAAACGGCGACTACGCGCCGAAAGATATCTCCGGCAAGAAACCAAACGGTGAGTCTGAGAGGATTCATCCCTATGATCTAGTGGAGCCAATGCAGTATCTGTTTGTCAGAATCGTCAAGGTTCGTGGTCTTAATCCTCCAACTGAAAGCCCATTCGTGAAGGTTCGAACCTCCAGTCACTACGTGAGATCAAAGCCTGCAAGTTATCGTCCGAACGAGCCAAACGACTCACCGGAGTGGAACCAGGTTTTTGCCCTAGGTTACAACAAGACCGACGCAGCTAGTGCCACGTTAGAGATTTCAGTTTGGGATTCACCTACAGAGCAATTTCTCGGTGGCGTTTGCTTTGATCTTTCTGATGTACCTATCCGAGACTCTCCTGATAGTCCTCTTGCTCCACAATGGTACCGTCTCGAAGGAGGTGCCGCCGAACAAAACACTGGCAGAGTCTCCGGTGATGTTCAGTTATCCGTTTGGATCGGAACTCAATCTGACGATGCATTTCCAGAAGCATGGAGCTCAGATGCACCGTACGTGGCACACACTCGCTCCAAGGTTTACCAATCACCTAAGCTATGGTACCTTCGTGTTACAGTAATGGAAGCACAAGACCTGAATCTGACTCCAAATCTACCTCCATTAACAACACCGGAGATCAGAGTTAAGGTGCAATTAGGGTTTCAATCACAGAGAACGAGACGAGGCTCAATGAACCACCACAGCATGTCGTTTCACTGGCACGAAGACCTTCTCTTCGTCGCCGGTGAGCCTCTAGAAGATTCCATGGTTCTTCTGGTGGAGGATCGAACCACCAAGGAAGCGGCACTCCTCGGCCACGTGGTGATTCCTCTTACTTCAATTGAACAGCGAATAGATGACCGCCACGTGCCAGCCAAATGGTTCCCACTGGAAGGTGGATCCTACTGCGGACGAGTCCACCTCCGCCTCAACCTCGAAGGTGGATATCACGTGCTTGACGAAGCGGCGCACGTGTGCAGCGATTTCCGTCCCACAGCAAAATCTCTCTGGAAACCTCCCGTTGGGATTCTTGAACTTGGAATCCTAGGCGCTCGTGGTCTTCTCCCAATGAAATCCAAGGGTCCAGGAAAAGGGTCCACGGATGCTTACTGTGTAGCCAAGTATGGGAAAAAATGGGTCCGAACCCGTACCGTAACGGATAGCTTCGACCCACGCTGGAACGAACAGTATACATGGCAGGTTTATGACCCATGCACCGTTTTGACCGTTGGTGTTTTTGACAACTGGCGTATGTTTGCTGACGCGTCAGAAGAAAAACCTGATTGCCGTATCGGAAAAGTTCGTATTCGGGTTTCCACTCTAGAAAGCAACAAAATCTACACAAGTTCATATCCATTACTGGTTCTAACTCGAACCGGTTTAAAGAAAATGGGTGAAATCGAATTAGCGGTTCGGTTCGCATGCCCTTCGTTTCTTCCCGACATGTGTGCAGTTTACGGCCAACCATTACTTCCAAAAATGCACTACATCCGCCCCCTAGGGGTAGCTCAACAGGAAGCTCTCCGTGGCGCTGCCACCAAAATGGTGGCTCAGTGGCTGGCACGGTCTGAGCCACCAATGGGACACGAGGTTGTTCGTTACATGTTGGACGCTGACTCACACGCTTGGAGCATGAGGAAAAGTAAAGCGAATTGGTTTAGAATTGTGGCAGTCTTAGCCTGGGCCGTTGGATTAGCTAAATGGTTAGATGATATCAGAAGATGGAAAAATCCAGTTACAACGGTTTTGCTTCATATACTCTACTTAGTACTTGTTTGGTATCCAGATTTAATTGTTCCAACCGGGTTTTTATACGTGGTTTTAATTGGGATATGGTATTACCGTTTTAGACCCAAAATACCTGCTGGTATGGATACACGATTATCACAATCCGAAGCTGTTGATCCGGATGAACTAGACGAAGAATTTGACACCATGCCTAGCTCCAAACCACCTGATATGGTTCGGATTCGTTATGACAGGTTAAGGATGTTGGCTGCGAGGGTGCAAACGGTTTTAGGTGATTTTGCAACACAAGGGGAAAGGGTTCAAGCATTGGTTAGTTGGAGGGACCCAAGAGCTACCAAATTGTTCATTGGAGTGTGTTTTGTTATTGCTATTATACTCTATTCTGTGCCTCCTAAAATGGTTGCTGTGGCTTTGGGATTCTATTACCTCCGTCATCCGATGTTTCGGAACCCAATGCCGCCGGCTAGTTTGAACTTTTTCCGGCGACTTCCTAGCTTGTCTGATCGGTTGATGTAGAatattcataattttaaaaaaagtagtttttttattttttttaattttattcttacaGCTTATTTTTTCAAGTGATggcaattttttttagaaatgatAATTGATTTGTTTGTACTATAGGGCGAGGAAAGGACAATCACTGGTAGTAGCTGTTGTCCTCAAATAAAATTTATTGTAAGGAGTGAAAAGGGGTGGGAAAGTGGCTAGTTGTCatgatttatttttcaaattgattgactgtggTCACTGTAGGAAACTCGAAATAAGAGAAAAGTGAAGTTGGTTGCAGAAAGAGACAAATGTGGTTGGAGAAATTTTGGGCCAACATGTTTGTGAACCTCTCTGATATCTTtctgatattttaaaaatatattgcaTCAATTGCTGCATTACTGTTTGTATGTATGTTAAGCAATTTTCATAGTTAGTTCTTGACTTTCCTGATTTTTGGATTTAtgtaagggtcatgctaacatgtgccctaaaggCACATGTTaatgatactataattagaaatagttaaatataattaaatgcatTAAAGTCACATTTAAAGTTtcaatacattgaatgcacgcattacaagaaaaaatttctataaatgtctcattaacttgtgcccttggggcacatgttagcttttccctttaTGTAATGCAACTTTACCGTTAGACTTTATTATAAGTCTCgtgtattttaaaaatcaaagtgaAGAAAACCGTTAAAATATATACGTTATTGTTCAATTCAATCGATTCAATTGAGATTGAACCGTATATTAAATTTAacctaagaaaataaataaatatattatcaaatattctaataaaattaatttatattataatttgtaaaataaaattcttAAATAAATACGATACTAATAAATAAGtttacaaaataaaaagaatgaaaTCTATGATCCTATAACAAATCATAAAATTAGTTAAAGac encodes:
- the LOC131635542 gene encoding protein QUIRKY yields the protein MNSMTTPFQHGPPQTVRRLVVEVVDARNLLPKDGQGSSSPYVVGDFDGQRKRTTTRFKELNPVWNETLEFIVSDPENMEFEELEVEVYNDKKFGNGSGRKNHFLGRVKLYGTQFSGRGEEALVYYTLEKKSVFSWIRGEIGLKIYYYDELLQQQEQQQQQQQEQPPPQEEERPSGMEQERNRPQMMVEEGRVFQVNGNGPMEHCVPLPDGPPSPRVVVVEESPSPVVRVQQDPPLPEMYGHPEPEMQYHQPEVRKMQAIRNDRVKIMKRPNGDYAPKDISGKKPNGESERIHPYDLVEPMQYLFVRIVKVRGLNPPTESPFVKVRTSSHYVRSKPASYRPNEPNDSPEWNQVFALGYNKTDAASATLEISVWDSPTEQFLGGVCFDLSDVPIRDSPDSPLAPQWYRLEGGAAEQNTGRVSGDVQLSVWIGTQSDDAFPEAWSSDAPYVAHTRSKVYQSPKLWYLRVTVMEAQDLNLTPNLPPLTTPEIRVKVQLGFQSQRTRRGSMNHHSMSFHWHEDLLFVAGEPLEDSMVLLVEDRTTKEAALLGHVVIPLTSIEQRIDDRHVPAKWFPLEGGSYCGRVHLRLNLEGGYHVLDEAAHVCSDFRPTAKSLWKPPVGILELGILGARGLLPMKSKGPGKGSTDAYCVAKYGKKWVRTRTVTDSFDPRWNEQYTWQVYDPCTVLTVGVFDNWRMFADASEEKPDCRIGKVRIRVSTLESNKIYTSSYPLLVLTRTGLKKMGEIELAVRFACPSFLPDMCAVYGQPLLPKMHYIRPLGVAQQEALRGAATKMVAQWLARSEPPMGHEVVRYMLDADSHAWSMRKSKANWFRIVAVLAWAVGLAKWLDDIRRWKNPVTTVLLHILYLVLVWYPDLIVPTGFLYVVLIGIWYYRFRPKIPAGMDTRLSQSEAVDPDELDEEFDTMPSSKPPDMVRIRYDRLRMLAARVQTVLGDFATQGERVQALVSWRDPRATKLFIGVCFVIAIILYSVPPKMVAVALGFYYLRHPMFRNPMPPASLNFFRRLPSLSDRLM
- the LOC131635551 gene encoding uncharacterized protein LOC131635551 isoform X2, with protein sequence MANAGGTPRLRVTRAAARTALVEEIVPSSGWSEDSTGHYLIVDLSEFKKEDVKLQVDSSGRIVVKGERQASELKRVRFHLSFPAPSNSEVDKIAGKFDGGILYVTLPKQIVQENKESDHEEAGNDSVERAEENDSHTTNANDEGRDLNQHFGHAHDEGRDFSQHVGHAHDEGRDFNQHVNHAHDERRDFNQLGHAHGEGRDFNQQVGHAHGEGRDFNQQVGHAHEEHKEERKENVHMGNFSGQVIRKWDQETMLRGAMDVLWKNREIVVTAVIAFSFGMYVSSKFQSSEAL
- the LOC131635551 gene encoding uncharacterized protein LOC131635551 isoform X1, which translates into the protein MANAGGTPRLRVTRAAARTALVEEIVPSSGWSEDSTGHYLIVDLSEFKKEDVKLQVDSSGRIVVKGERQASELKRVRFHLSFPAPSNSEVDKIAGKFDGGILYVTLPKQIVQENKESDHEEAGNDSVERAEENDSHTTNANDEGRDLNQHFGHAHDEGRDFSQHVGHAHDEGRDFNQHVNHAHDERRDFNQLGHAHGEGRDFNQQVGHAHGEGRDFNQQVGHAHGEGRDFTQQVGHAHEEHKEERKENVHMGNFSGQVIRKWDQETMLRGAMDVLWKNREIVVTAVIAFSFGMYVSSKFQSSEAL